gccatgtacaTATATTCTCAtataatctccaaccggcacagccagaagagcctggttcctctctaggttcctgcctttctagggagtgtttcctagccacgtgcttctacatctgcattgcttgctgtttggggttttagtctgggtttctgtataagcactttgtgacatctgctgatgtaaaaaggggctttataaatacatttgagtgACCGATGAAGAGCTCTGGGCCTGTCTACCAGAATCTGACTGACGTTTCTCCCTCTCTGATGAAGAGCTCCAGGCCTGTCTACCAGTATCTGACTGACGTTTCTCCCTGACTCTCTGATGAAGAGTCTCCGGGCCTTTCTACCAGTATCTGACTGACGTTTCTCCCTGACTCTCTGATGAAGAGCTCCGGGCCTGTCTACCAGTATCTGACTGACGTTTCTCCCTCTCTGATGAAGAGCTCCAGGCCTGTCTACCAGTATCTGACtgacatttctccctctctgatgaAGAGCTCCAGGCCTGTCTACTGGTATCTGACTGATGTTTCTCTATGCCTGTCTGTATCATCGACACTCCTGCCACTTAAGCTACTGCTACCGGTTGCCTTTCTGAACTGCCTAGACATCTGAAGCTGTGGAAGACCATCAAACAGGAACTGCCAGATccctacatttgtttttgttttcaaaGCAACTTGGAGATTCTTGTTTGTAATGAAAAGCGCTATATAaattaaaagtattattattagatgagtgattacttcaaggaaggGTGCAGAAGAGGGAATTATGTGTTTTGTACTATTTGAACGAGGCCATGGCTTTCATCAGGATGCCCTTTGACCTCTTCTTCATCATGGCacagtctccctctcttttaAGTCCATATGAGGCTTGTCTTTAGACTCAGACAATGTTCCTGCCTCAGTTAACAGCATATCAATAGGCTTCTGTGATGGCTAGGCTAGACTTAGCAGTTAGCCAGTCTAGCTTTAAGGTAACGGGGTAGAATGTCACTGTCACTGTGTGGGGGTGCAGCGGTGGCTCTTGTAGGTGCCCAGGTGGCGGAAGCTCCTCCCACACTGCTGGCAGCAGTAGGGTGTGGCACCACTGTGAATCCTCTGGTGGGTGTACAGGTTACCCAGCTCCTTGAAGCGCCGCCCACACTGCTGGCACGCGTAGGGACTCTCCCCCGTATGTACCCGCTGGTGTCTCTTTAAGCCGGAGAGCACCGGGAAGCCCTTCCCACACTGGGGGCAGGGGAAGGGGCTCTGGCCTCCGTTGTGCCCCAGCCGGTGACTCTTCAATCGGGCAGCGTGCCGGAACTTCTCCCCACACTCTGGGCATATGAAGGGCTTCTCCCCCGTGTGAATGCGCTGGTGCTGCCGCAGGTTGCCCAGGTAGTTGAAATGGCGGCCGCAATCTCCACACTCGTAACCCCCTTCCACTTTCTTCTCCCTCGTCCCtactcctcccccgactcctcctcctcttgctaGGCCCATCCCCCTAGCTCCAGAAGGAATGCTCCCTCCTTCAAGCCCCGCCAACCCCCGCTTGGAGTCACTGCTACCCTCTCCCAGAGAGAGGGGAGCAATGGAGGTGGACTGCAGGGCGCTGTGGGTGCCGGTGGTGTCGCCGTGGATCAGTTTGAGGTGCTCCTCTAGGAACAAGGAGTCGGGGCAGAAGGTTCCACACAGTGGGCAGAGGTATGTGTGGGAGGTAAACTGCTGACCTGTGAACAGAGTAGACAGATGTAATGATTATGGTTATTGCACTCTGTCCTCTAGGTCACCAGCGTGCAATAGGAACATGCAGCCAAAGACAATAAGGATGGGTCAGAAGGCTGCACAAAATAACTAAAACAATCAGCACAACGCACTGCACAAAGAAAGACGATGATGAGAGATCAAAAATGAACGATGTATAGGATGCAAATGTTTACGCGTGTCAACTAGGACATCGATCTCCTCTCTCACCCGGTTCTAGTCGATCCACATGGGCCTCCAAAGAActgtccccctcccctcctgGAGAGCCCTGGGGGTGCAGGGGAAAGTCGGGGCTGTTTGTGTCATgggagagaggggctgggggaTGCTCCAATCCATCATTCCTTTCTTCTTTTGACTCGTCACCCTCTTCATCATCTTCCTCATCTGGTGTTTTGGCACTCTCCGATTTAGGCTCCCTCATACCTCAGAAAACAAACATATGGTTTGTGTTTAATCACACCCATTTATATAAAAGTACAGAGGTTCTATACAGCCTCTACATAGAAACATAGATACATGCAATGTGGCAGGACTGGATAACATCAGCATATAAATCCCAAAGTTCG
This Oncorhynchus clarkii lewisi isolate Uvic-CL-2024 chromosome 21, UVic_Ocla_1.0, whole genome shotgun sequence DNA region includes the following protein-coding sequences:
- the LOC139379475 gene encoding zinc finger protein 16-like, which gives rise to MEGGATSQIHHPFARKSALETLLCGALLDVFQHLQNTVASLLARASKDMSRKRDHTFTEISLSPEPQNAFMDTPVSAARPDEDVLEFEPDEELLCSVSDITEHLGRNITVVLETALSEIRKMVSVRIRVLKMELREKTDEIEVLKTRLEVQIDGRDPYPGGMTTEVASVFRKADFHSGSKHNNNDHKKAKPAMPGVKKENINAICDYLMKDKNSRGAETDSDPSNPSSGSDRDSRHDSQPHSLNHLWPDSGIPDAGHGDGESDSATDDIFDMSLPSGSKRIHDYEWMTGVEYTSDLKGMREPKSESAKTPDEEDDEEGDESKEERNDGLEHPPAPLSHDTNSPDFPLHPQGSPGGEGDSSLEAHVDRLEPGQQFTSHTYLCPLCGTFCPDSLFLEEHLKLIHGDTTGTHSALQSTSIAPLSLGEGSSDSKRGLAGLEGGSIPSGARGMGLARGGGVGGGVGTREKKVEGGYECGDCGRHFNYLGNLRQHQRIHTGEKPFICPECGEKFRHAARLKSHRLGHNGGQSPFPCPQCGKGFPVLSGLKRHQRVHTGESPYACQQCGRRFKELGNLYTHQRIHSGATPYCCQQCGRSFRHLGTYKSHRCTPTQ